From a region of the Nocardioides ginsengisegetis genome:
- a CDS encoding ATP-dependent DNA helicase UvrD2: MPTPDDLLAALDPEQRRVAEALRGPVRVLAGAGTGKTRAITHRIALGVATGVYAPTEVLAVTFTTRAAGEMRGRLRALGAGGVQARTFHSAALRQLRYFWPTVHGTELPQLIESKIGLLATAARKQRLSADQALLRDLASEVEWAKVSNVHPDDYARVAPTRGRSVTGHDADTVARVFGSYEDVKRSQGRMDMEDVLLFNAGMLADDERVAAQVRRQYKWFVVDEFQDVSPIQSALLDLWLGGRDELCVVGDPAQTIYSFAGANASYLRDFAQKHRGTTSIELVRNYRSSPEVVQAANTLLARSASKGVELRAQRPSGPAVTYTALPDEVAEAQHVAARIAKLREQDRPLAEVAVLFRINAQSEAFEDALTSRGIPYVIRGAARFFDRPEVREAVTRLRGAARSGEGGEGPEGLLETVHGTLAGMGWTQQAPTTRGQTRDRWESWHSLVSQATEFAKTDSADLGSFVDDLDRRASEQHAPVADGVTLATFHAAKGLEWDSVFLCGLQDGTLPITYAEGPAAIEEERRLLYVGMTRARVDLALSWALARNPGGRGSRKPSRFLDPLLPEDHKVEQAAARNRKVASCRECGKPLHTGPEKKRGRCEDCPASYDEELFERLRDWRKERAGEESVPAFVIFTDATLQLIAEHRPTTPEGMLKISGIGRSKLDKYGDDVLALLR, from the coding sequence ATGCCCACCCCCGACGACCTTCTTGCGGCGCTCGACCCGGAGCAGCGCCGGGTCGCGGAGGCGCTGCGCGGTCCGGTGCGGGTGCTGGCGGGTGCCGGCACGGGCAAGACCCGCGCGATCACCCACCGGATCGCCCTCGGGGTGGCCACCGGCGTCTACGCGCCGACCGAGGTGCTGGCCGTCACGTTCACCACCCGCGCCGCGGGTGAGATGCGGGGCCGGCTGCGGGCGTTGGGCGCCGGCGGGGTGCAGGCCCGGACCTTCCACTCCGCGGCGCTGCGCCAGCTGCGCTACTTCTGGCCCACCGTCCACGGCACCGAGCTGCCCCAGCTGATCGAGTCCAAGATCGGCCTGCTCGCCACCGCCGCCCGCAAGCAGCGGTTGAGCGCCGACCAGGCGCTGCTGCGCGACCTCGCCTCCGAGGTGGAGTGGGCCAAGGTCAGCAACGTCCACCCCGACGACTATGCCCGCGTCGCGCCCACCCGGGGACGCTCGGTGACCGGCCACGACGCCGACACGGTGGCGCGCGTCTTCGGCTCCTACGAGGACGTCAAGCGCAGCCAGGGCCGGATGGACATGGAGGACGTGCTGCTCTTCAACGCCGGCATGCTCGCCGACGACGAGCGGGTCGCCGCCCAGGTCCGCCGCCAGTACAAATGGTTCGTCGTCGACGAGTTCCAGGACGTCTCGCCGATCCAGTCCGCGCTGCTCGACCTGTGGCTCGGCGGCCGCGACGAGCTGTGCGTGGTCGGCGACCCGGCGCAGACCATCTACTCCTTCGCCGGCGCCAACGCCTCCTACCTGCGCGACTTCGCCCAGAAGCACCGCGGCACCACCTCGATCGAGCTGGTCCGCAACTACCGCTCCAGCCCCGAGGTCGTGCAGGCCGCCAACACCCTGCTCGCCCGCTCCGCCAGCAAGGGCGTCGAGCTGCGCGCCCAGCGCCCCTCCGGCCCGGCGGTCACCTACACCGCCCTGCCCGACGAGGTCGCCGAGGCCCAGCACGTCGCCGCCCGGATCGCCAAGCTCCGCGAGCAGGACCGGCCGCTGGCCGAGGTGGCCGTCCTGTTCCGCATCAACGCCCAGTCCGAGGCGTTCGAGGACGCCCTCACCAGCCGCGGCATCCCCTACGTCATCCGCGGCGCCGCGCGGTTCTTCGACCGTCCCGAGGTGCGGGAGGCCGTCACCCGGCTCCGGGGGGCCGCGCGCTCCGGCGAGGGCGGCGAGGGCCCCGAGGGCCTGCTCGAGACCGTCCACGGCACCCTGGCCGGCATGGGCTGGACCCAGCAGGCGCCCACGACCCGCGGCCAGACCCGCGACCGATGGGAGTCCTGGCACTCGCTGGTCAGCCAGGCCACCGAGTTCGCCAAGACCGACAGCGCCGACCTGGGCAGCTTCGTCGACGACCTCGACCGACGCGCCTCCGAGCAGCACGCGCCCGTCGCCGACGGCGTCACCCTGGCCACGTTCCACGCGGCCAAGGGCCTCGAGTGGGACTCGGTGTTCCTCTGCGGCCTCCAGGACGGCACCCTCCCGATCACCTACGCCGAGGGCCCGGCCGCCATCGAGGAGGAGCGCCGCCTGCTCTACGTCGGCATGACCCGCGCCCGGGTCGACCTCGCGCTGTCCTGGGCACTGGCCCGCAACCCCGGCGGTCGCGGCAGCCGCAAGCCGTCGCGCTTCCTCGACCCGCTGCTGCCCGAGGACCACAAGGTCGAGCAGGCCGCCGCCCGCAACCGCAAGGTGGCCAGCTGCCGCGAGTGCGGCAAGCCGCTGCACACCGGCCCGGAGAAGAAGCGCGGTCGCTGTGAGGACTGCCCGGCGTCCTACGACGAGGAGCTGTTCGAGCGGCTGCGGGACTGGCGCAAGGAGCGGGCGGGGGAGGAGAGCGTGCCGGCCTTCGTGATCTTCACCGACGCGACCCTCCAGCTCATCGCCGAGCACCGGCCGACGACGCCCGAGGGGATGCTGAAGATCAGTGGTATAGGCCGGTCCAAGCTCGACAAGTACGGCGACGACGTGCTCGCCCTGCTCCGCTGA
- a CDS encoding WhiB family transcriptional regulator: MTISVLDRNDGAAEPTLGHLHDQAGQVDVELLPCRANNPELWFAESPADVEFAKTLCQDCPVQALCLDGALERREPWGVWGGELFLQGVVIPRKRPRGRPRKNEVAA; this comes from the coding sequence ATGACCATCAGCGTTCTCGACCGCAACGATGGGGCTGCCGAGCCGACCCTGGGACATCTTCATGACCAGGCCGGCCAGGTGGACGTCGAGCTGCTGCCGTGCCGGGCCAACAACCCGGAACTGTGGTTCGCCGAATCTCCCGCCGACGTGGAGTTCGCCAAGACGCTCTGCCAGGACTGCCCGGTCCAGGCACTGTGCCTCGACGGCGCTCTCGAACGACGTGAGCCCTGGGGCGTCTGGGGCGGTGAGCTCTTCCTCCAGGGAGTGGTGATCCCCCGCAAGCGGCCCCGCGGCCGCCCTCGCAAGAACGAGGTGGCCGCGTAA